The Verrucomicrobiota bacterium genomic interval TCGAGGCCCGGGATCTGGACCAGAATCCGGTCGGCGCCCTGCTTCGTAATTACCGGTTCGCTTACGCCGAACTGGTCGACCCGCTTCCGAATCACCTCCACGGCCTGCTCCTGCATGTCCGGCGTGATGGCCCGCGGCTTGCCATCTTCCCCGGCAGGCGAAACGAGGCGCACCAGGAATGAAGTGCCGCCCTGCAAATCCAGGCCGAGGTGGAGTTTCTTGCTGAGCGGCAGAAATGCGTCGATGCAAAACGCGCAGAGCAGCAGCGTCAAAGCCGTGCCCAGGCGCCGTTTTACCCGCTCCGTCTCGGCCAGGAAATACCAGCCGAAAAGCACGAGCAACAATAAGCCGAAAAAGAAGGTCAGGGTGGGGTTCATACTACCAGAGAAAGGGGAACAGGGGACGGGCCACTACACCGCCGGCTTAGCGGCTTCCGTGGGGCGCGTAACGTTGGAAATTGCGCTCTTGTCTACTTCAATCTTGACGTTGTCGGCGACCTTGAGCAGTACCGTGCTGTCCTTCACGTTCGCGATCAAGCCGTGGATCCCCGCCGAGGTCACCACCTTGTCGCCGGTCTTAAGGGAGCTGAGCAGCCGTTGGTGTTCTTTCTGACGTTTCTGCTGGGGACGAATCAGCAGAAAGTAGAAGATGACGATCATGAACACGAACGGGAGAAAGCTCGTGAGCATGTTGGGCTGGGGCGGCGACCCGGCTGGTGCGGCTTGCTGGGCGAGAAATAAAATGGTGGCGGTCATGAGAGTTTAGAGGCCCTGGACAGGAGCGTGAGATCTCCACGTGACGGGAGTGTGTCCATACCTCATTTGCCGCTCCGGGGCAAGCGTTTGAAACAACATGACATGAAATCGGGCGATTTCAAAAATTATACTTATTTTAGTAATTCGGACCCCCGGCCTGACCAGCGGGGCCCTGCCGGTTCAACCGTGTGCCTAGCCTACCTTGAAGCGAATCGCCTGAATCTTTCTGCCGCCGAAGCGTTCGCGCAGCTTCGCCAGGATGATCGGCTTACAGCGACGCTCCAGTTCAAACAGGACCGTCGGCTGCAGCACCTGTACGATGAGGACGCCCTGGTGCAATTTTGCCGGGCGCGAATGGGCGGCGAAGAATGATCCGACGGTTTCGGCCCAGGCAGCAACGATCTCTTCTTCGAGCAAGCGCTCCCCCAAGCCGAGTTTGGGCGCGAGCGAGGTGAGCACCGACCCTACGGTGGTGAGACGGTCGGCTTTGGGTCCGGGCTGCGGCAAGCCTCGCCATTCTTCCAAGACCTTCTGTCGAAGTGCCGGCTTCATCGGTGAGTCCGCCACGGGTTAAAAGCGGGTGCTGATACCGGAATCCCGGT includes:
- the yajC gene encoding preprotein translocase subunit YajC, which translates into the protein MTATILFLAQQAAPAGSPPQPNMLTSFLPFVFMIVIFYFLLIRPQQKRQKEHQRLLSSLKTGDKVVTSAGIHGLIANVKDSTVLLKVADNVKIEVDKSAISNVTRPTEAAKPAV
- a CDS encoding DUF721 domain-containing protein: MKPALRQKVLEEWRGLPQPGPKADRLTTVGSVLTSLAPKLGLGERLLEEEIVAAWAETVGSFFAAHSRPAKLHQGVLIVQVLQPTVLFELERRCKPIILAKLRERFGGRKIQAIRFKVG